The following nucleotide sequence is from Salinispirillum sp. LH 10-3-1.
TTACCAAAACACTGTGGAGCGACATGGGTGAAGGTAAGGCCATTCGGGTGATTCGCACCGCCAACGAAGAGGCCGAAGTCGAACGCATCGTGAATGATATTCTCAGTACCAAGTTGCAAGGGCGTAAGGAATATAAAGACTTCGCTATCCTGTATCGCGGTAACCACCAAGCACGTCTGTTGGAAATCAAACTGCAACAAAGTCGGGTGCCCTATCAAATCAGCGGGGGGACGTCTTTTTTTGCGCGCGCCGAAGTCAAAGACATCATGGCTTATCTGCGCTTGTTGATTAACCCCGAGGACGATGCGGCATTTTTGCGCATCATCAATACACCGCGCCGGGAAATCGGCGCGGCCACGCTGGAAAAGCTCGGCTTGTATTGCGGTGAGCACGATTTAAGTCTCTATCAGGGTGCCGGAGAGGCCGGGTTACAGCAGGTTTTGCAAGGCAAGAGCTTGCAGCGCTTACACAGCTTCGTTGAATGGCTCGACTTGAAACGACGCAAGTTGGCCGAAGCGGAAGCGCCGATCACCATCATCAAAGAGCTGATCTATGATATGGACTACGAAAGCTGGCTGCGCCAAGACAGCAGTTCCAGTGGCGTGGCCGAAAAACGTATGGCGAACGTTTGGCACCTGATTGACGGCCTGCAATCCATCTTGGAGCGGCACGATGACGATGATGAAGCATCGGACGTGGCGGTGGAAGACGCCATTGCGCGCTTGGTGTTACGTGACATGCTGGAGCGTCAAGAAGACGAAGAGCAGACCAATGCAGTGCAGCTGATGACCTTGCACGCCTCAAAAGGGCTCGAATTTCCGCATGTGTTTATGATGGGTTTGGAAGAAGAGCTGCTGCCACATCGCAACAGCATTGAGAGTGACGACGTAGAAGAGGAACGTCGTTTGATGTACGTGGGCATCACCCGGGCGCGTGAACAGTTAGTGCTCACTTACGCTGCTCGCCGTCGTCAATTCGGGGAAATTGTGGACTGCATACCCAGTCGATTCCTAGAAGAAATGCCCGCAGAAGATATTGAGTGGGAAGGTTTGCAAGCGCCGACCAAGGAGCAGAATCAAGCCCAGGGTCGGCGTACCATAGATTCATTGTTTGCGATGTTGGACGATTGATTGTAGGTGTTCGGCCAAATCTCTGGCCAAACCTATTAAACCGTTAATAAATTCAACACCTGCTGCCGCTGCTGATCATCCACCGCATTCGATGTCCGCGTAAGCTGCTCGGTCTCGGCTTCTACAACACGCTCTACCAAGGCTGTCGCTTCATCGACATTGCGCACCGGGAAGGTGCCACTGCTCAGCCGAGCATCTTGTTGTGCCGAAAATTCACGCAGCTGTTCGACTTCTTGGCGGGCTAGATCTTGCTGTACCGCCCCAACAGTCTCGATGCTGGCGTCTAACTGCTCAACGCTGGCCAGTTGTTCTGCGTCCGAGGTGACCTCCAAGGCTTCGACAAATTGCGAGCGCAAGCTCTGATCGACCAAGATGTCACGTTCTGGTGCGCTGAAAATGGTGCCTTGGCGCTCCGTTAACTCGCCGCGACGGTCTTGAATTTCACGCTGCTCGGGCTGAGTATTCACGCCGCTATCACGTTCGACCACCGCCAAATCGCGTTGCTCAACCAGCGAGTTCTCGACCTGATTAAGTGCTTCACGTGCAATCTGGGTCGCCGCCACACGTTCCAGCAAAAGCTGACGATCCGTCTGTTGCGGGCTCAACGCCGCTACCTGAACGTCCGCGGTGGTATTGTTGTCAGGCCGTGGTGCTTCCTGTTCACGCGCAAGCGCTGGATTATCGTCGCGGCGCAAGGCACCGGACAGCACTGAAGGGCTGACACTGGTGGATATATTGGCTGCTTCAATCGCCATGGGAAACTCCTGGCTGTTGATGGTCTGCATTTAGTTTATTGTAGCCTATTTTTTAGGCAATAGCGTTACAGTTTGTATAGACTGCCAGCATGAATACGAAATCGTCAAAGTATTGGATTTTCCTGTTTGGGTGCGCGTTGTGCGGCAGTGCTCTGTTGTCGCTGGCTGGCGCAGCGCGTGGCGTGGCGCTTGAGCCAGTTTGGGAGAACCTGCCTCAGATCACCAGTGGGCACTATCTACCGCACGCCCCGCAGCAATTGCTGGTAACGCAAAAGACCGGTGAGGTGCGCTGGTTACACGAAGGCAGTGGGCGCTCAGAGGTGGTGCATCGCTTTCGGGTGGCTACGCACGGCGAACTGGGATTGTTGGCCTTGGTGTTGCACCCCGACTTTCCGGCTGATCCCAGAGTCTTCGTACACATTAATCCGGATAGTGCCACACCGCGCAGTCAGATCCTGCAGCTGCGCTGGAGTCAAACACCCGGTCGAACTCCTGTTTTGCAGCAGGCTGAAGTACTGCTTGATGTCGTTCAACCCTATTCAAATCACAACGGTGGCGGCCTGGCCTTTGGTCCCGACGGGCAATTGTACGTCGGTTTCGGTGACGGTGGTTCGAACAATGATACAGCGCGTCGGGCGCAAAACCCCGCCAGTCTGTTGGGAAAAATACTGCGCCTGAATGTTGATGAGCGACGGCCAGGGGTGCCGTATGCCATCCCTCCGGATAACCCGTTTGTGGCGCAGCCGGAAGTACGGCCCGAGCTATGGGCTAGTGGGGTGCGTAATCCAATCGACTTAACCTTTGATACAAGGGGCCAGCTTTGGGTAGCAGACGCTGGACTGGCGGACGAGCAGGAGATCAATCGAGTCGTGCGTGGGGACAATTTAGGGTGGCGTTGTTACCTCGGCCAGCGAGCGTTTGAGCGCGATGTTGAATGTGCAGGTATCGTACATCAACCACCGGTACTGACCTATGAGCTGCGCGGCGAGCAGCGAGTGACCGGTGGCTTGTGGTACCGTGGTGATACGCAGCCGTGGCTGCGAGACCACTATTTGTTTGCGGACTTCATGCAAGGCTATGTATGGGCCATGGATGATGCGCACCGCCGGCACGAACTCGGGAGATGGGACATTCACCCCTCCAGCTTTATCGAGCGACCCAATGGCGATGTGTTGATTGCGGATTTTGTCGGTGGAACGCTTTATCGATTAATAGACGCTGCCTCAGCCCAGTGAAGTCACTAGAATTTTGGTGAGAATCAAAGACACCATTTGCAACCAGCGCAACCGCAGATACCAGGGTTGAACATAGCGTGAAATCTGCCCCCAACTCTCTTGCCAGACCAATAAGGCGAGGGCCAATAATACGGGAATGACCGACCAAGCTGGCCACAGTAATGCAATGATGCCCAGGATCAGTGTGGTGATGGCGGTGTAGATTGATGCTGGCCAGTGACGGTCATCGCACAGTTCGTCCTGCCACTGCGCCATGGCCCAATGATACGCGCCAAGCTGGATAACCACTGCAGTGGCAAAAATGTGGAAAAAGCGGGCTACTAGCGCTTGGCCGGCCCACGGTTCTAACACCAATAACAGCGCCGCGCCCCATAGTGCGAGGTGCGACAAAATATGAATAACAACCGTGAGGCGGATAAGCCGCATAAAAAGTCCAATACCGAATAAGTAGAATCAGGGTAGATGCAGTCTTTACGTGTGTTGGACCGTTTTGGTTTCACTTCTCTGGAGGAAATCGAGACAATCGTCACGCTGGGCAGTATTTTGGGCTTTTTGCGCGTGGCCTAAGCATAATGGCGCCCCACATACTTGATACAGCACAAGGAACAACAGCATGACAGACGCGAGGCAAAATTTAGTGCGTTGGGGTGTAGTCGGGTCATCCGGTATTGCTGGTGCCTTCATGGGTGATCTGCCGTTTACCGAGCGTATGACTGTCACTGCTATCTGTTCGCGGACTAAGGCCGGCGCCGCAACCTTCGCGGCGCGCTACGGAACGCCGCAGCAGTTCACGGACCTTGGCGAGATGCTGCACAGTGGAGCCATTGACGCGCTCTACATCGCCACACCACACAGCATGCACGCCGCCGCCGCTGCGCAAGCACTGCGGGCCGGTATCGCGGTATTGGTGGAAAAACCTGCTGCGATCACGGTCGCGCAATGGCAGCAGCTGACTCTACTGGCACAGCAACACAACACCTTTTTGATGGAAGCCCTGTGGACAGATTTTCTGCCCGGCACAGAGCGTGTTCGGCAGCTGGTCGCTGGCGGCGCCATCGGGCAGCTTCGGTCTTTGCACGTCAGCTTTGGCTTTAACGCGCCCGATGACCCGAACGGGCGCTTACTGAATCTGGCGTTGGCCGGCGGCGCACTATTGGATATCGGCATCTATGGTCTTTATCACGCATGGCGCTGGATGGGTGAGCCGGAGCGCTGGGAAAGCCGCGCCGAATTGGCCACAACGGGCGTGGATGTGCACGATCAGCTGACGCTGCACTACGCCGACGGGCGCTGTGCATACCTGCATTTTGCGCTAGACCGCGAGCTGCCGCATGAAGCAACCTTGCATGGCGACAAGGGTTGGTTGCGCCTGAGTACGCTGTGTGACGCGCGTCAGGTATCGCACGGTGGCGGCCATAATCCGTCCGAGATCATCTATCAGCGTACTGAACCAGGCGGCGGGTTTGTTCACGAAATGCAACACGCGACAGATTGCATTCTGGCTGGCCAAATTGAAAGTCCCCAGTGGCGTTGGGTTGACACGCTGCGTCTACAAACCTGGATGGCTCAATTGCGTCGGGAATGGGGAGTGAAGTTTCCAATTGAGGCAGAGAGTTAGCCAGCTTTGATGGTCGTTAGGCCTTGGAATTGTGGCCTGTGCCCATACAATAGAAGGCATATTCGGCGGTCTTGGGGAAATGGTGTATGAATGACGTTGCGGTGCGCCTTGATAAATGGTTATGGGCCGCACGTTTTTTTAAAACTCGCTCCCTTGCCAAGAGCGCCATTGAAAATGGCAAGGTGCACTACGATGGCACGCGCGCCAAACCCAGTCGTACCGTTGAAGTCGGTGCGACCTTGCGCTTGCGCCTCGGCTGGGAAGAAAAAACCGTTGAAGTGCGGGCGCTCAGTGAACAACGCGGCCCTGCATCAGTGGCCCAGACCCTGTACGAAGAAACCGCCGACAGCATCGCGCGGCGTGCCGCCAATGCAGATTTGCGGCGTCAAGCGGGAGCGGTCACTGCGGCCCCCGACCATCGCCCCAATAAAAAGCAGCGCCGTGATTTGTTACGGCTTAAAGATCAGAATTCAGAGCATTAATTGAGCGTCCTATGAGTAATCCCGATCAGCGTCAACGCCTGTTGTTTGACGATTTAGCCATTCGTGGCGAATTAGTGGGCCTAGAGCAAACTTATCAGGATGTATTGAAGCAGCATCCCTATCCCAAGCCATTACAGCAACTGCTGGGTGAGTTCATGGCGGCGGTGACCTTGTTAAGCAATACCCTAAAGTTTGAGGGCATCCTGAGCTTACAAGCACGTGGTGCCGGGCAGGCGCGCTTGGTAATGGCGGAAATACAGAACCAAGAGCAACTGCGTGCAATCGCCCAGTATAATGACGACTTTGTCGACAGTGGCGCCATGTTGGGTGAAGGCACGCTCGCCATCACCATTGACCCTAAAGTGGGCAAACGCTATCAAGGTATTGTTTCGCTGCGTGATCATGGACTGGCGGCGGCCTTAGAAGATTACTTCCTTCAGTCGGAACAGATTCGCACCCGTATCTGGCTCGCGGCGGATGGCAAACGGGCCAGTGGTATGCTGCTGCAAGCATTGCCCGGCAGTGCTTCACAAAGTTCGTTGGAAGCCGACGCCGACGGCTGGGATCGCGTAACGCAATTAGCAGCAACCATTACGGACGCAGAACTGCTGGAGCTCGACAACGAGTCCATGCTGTATCGTCTGTTCCATGAAGAGGTGGTTCGCACCTACCCGCCGACTGACGTGTGGTTTCAGTGCACCTGCTCGCGCGAACGCAGCGCCAACGCAGTCTATTCGCTCGGCATTGAGAGTGCTCGCGAAGTGATTGCGCAGGACGGCGTCGTGCAGGTCGACTGTCAGTTTTGCCATGCCAAATACAATTTTAATCAAGACGACGTAGAGCAGCTCTTTGCGGACGCCAACAAGCATTTGAACTAAGGAAATATCCATCATGGACACCCAGATTTTGTCGCGTATCAGCCAGCAAATTGCCCATGAGCTGGCGGTGGATCGACGTCAGGTAGTGGCCACTGTGCAGCTTTTGCACGAAGGCGCTACGGTTCCCTTCATCGCCCGTTACCGGAAAGAAATAACCGGCGCCTTGGACGATACTCAACTGCGTAATTTGGAAGAGCGTCTGCGCTACCTCACTGAACTCGAAGACCGTCGCGGTGCCATTCTTAAAGCGGTTGAAGAGCAGGGCAAACTGACCCCGGATTTGGCGTCGGCATTCAATAGCGCGGCCACGAAAACAGAGTTGGAAGACCTGTACCTGCCCTTTAAAGTTAAGCGCCGTACCAAGGGCCAGATTGCTATTGAAGCCGGTTTGGAGCCGCTGGCTGACAGTCTGTTGAACAACCCTGACCAAGAGCCGGAAGTCGTTGCTGCGGGCTATGTGAATGCTGATCAAGGTGTGGCTGATGTGAAGGCGGCGCTCGAAGGCGCTAAGTACATCCTAATGGAGCGCTTTGCCGAACAGCCCAGCTTGGTCGGCGAGCTGCGTCAGTTCTTGCAGGAAAAGGGGCAAGTACACGCGACCTTAGTGCCCGGTAAAGAGCAAGAAGGGGCCAAGTTTGCTGATTACTTTGACCACCATGAAGCTTGGAAAAACATGCCATCGCATCGCGCGCTGGCGGTGTTTCGGGGGCGCAACGAGGGGGTGCTGCAAATGAACCTGCAGCTCGACGCAGATGCTTATGCGCCCGACTACCCGGAAAGCATGATTGCCCTGCACCTCAATTTGCCGGTGACCGGTCGTGCCGCCAGTACGTGGTTGAAAGAGGTGGTACGCTGGACGTGGCGCGTCAAGTTGTTGCCGCACTTGGAAACCGACCTGTTTGGTACGCTGCGTGAACGGGCCGAAGAAGACGCCATCAAGGTGTTTGGCCGCAACCTGAAAGACTTGATGCTGGCGGCACCCGCCGGGCCGCGCGTGACCTTGGGTATGGACCCGGCCTATCGAACCGGCGTTAAACTGGCCGTGGTCGATAAGACCGGTAAGGTGCTTGATCACGACGCCGTCTATCCGCATCAGCCGCAGAACCGTTGGGAAGAAGCCAAGCGGGTCGTGGTGGCACTGTGTAAAAAGCATAACGTAGAGCTGATCGCCATTGGTAACGGCACCGCCTCACGCGAAACCGACAAGTTGGCGACCGAGATTGCACGTGAATACCCAGAGCTCAAGCTCAATACCCTGATGGTGTCGGAAGCGGGTGCCTCGGTGTATTCCGCCTCCGATTTTGCCGCACGCGAATTCCCTGATCTCGACGTAACCATACGCGGTGCTATCTCCATCGCACGTCGCCTGCAAGACCCGTTAGCGGAATTGGTGAAGATCGACCCAAAAGCCATTGGTGTCGGTCAGTACCAGCACGATGTCTCACAAGTGGCGTTGGCGCGCTCGCTGGAAACCATCGTTGAGGATTGCGTAAACGCCGTCGGTGTGGACTTGAATACCGCCTCGGTGCCTCTGCTCAGTCGTGTATCAGGGCTTAATACCACCATCGCCAGTAACATTGTCGCCTTTCGCGATAGCCAAGGGCGTTTTGAGGATCGTAAGCAACTGAAAGACGTGCCACGCCTGGGGCCAAAGGCCTTCGAGCAATGCGCCGGGTTTTTGAAAGTCGCCAATGGGCGCAACCCGCTGGATGCGTCGGCAGTGCACCCTGAGTCTTACAGTGTGGTGGAGAAGATTGTTGCCACCACGAAGCGCCCGGTGACCAGCCTGATTGGCGACAGTGCTTTTTTACGTCAACTCGACCCGGTGGCCTACACTGATGAACGTTTTGGCCTGCCCACCGTCAAAGACATTCTGGCGGAGCTGGAAAAACCGGGACGCGATCCGCGGCCTGAGTTTAAAACAGCAACCTTCAAAGAAGGCGTAGAGAAAGTCGGCGATTTGCGTCCGGGCATGGTGCTGGAAGGCGTAGTAACCAATGTGACTAACTTTGGCGCCTTTGTTGACGTTGGTGTGCATCAAGATGGCTTGGTGCACATTTCGGCCATGAGTCATCAATTCATCAAAGACCCTGCAGAAGTCGCTAAAGCGGGTGATGTGGTGCAGGTCAAGGTGATGGATGTTGATGTGCCGCGTCAACGTATTGCACTGAGCATGCGTTTGGACGATGAGCCGGGCAAGGCGGAGGGTCAAAAAGCCAGTGGCAGACCCAGTCGTCAAGAGGGGCAGCGTGCGAACAAGAGTTCGACGCGCTCAGGTGCTTCTGCGAGCGCGAGCGGTACCAGTACAAACGGCACTATGGCTGCGTTGTTGCAGCAGGCACTGCAAAAGGCTAAACAATAACCGAAATGTCTGACGACGATTGTTTCGGTAATGCGCTACACTCTGCGTGAGCGCTCATATTAGGATAACTACATTTATGGCAGACGCCGCATTTCTAACTTGGCTCAGTAAACAGCCCCAGGCGTTGTTTAAGTTTCGGCACGGGCTGGAAAAAGAGGGCTTGCGCGTCGATGCGACTGGGCGTATCAGCCAGAAAGGTCATCCTGCAGAGCTGGGGTCGGCGTTAACACATCCCTTGATCACCACGGACTATTCCGAAGCCTTGTTGGAATTTATTACGCCCGCTGTGGACTCACCAGAAGCCAGTATGAACTGTTTGCGCGAGCTGCATCAGTTCGCCTTGCAGGTGAACCCGGATGAAAACATCTGGCCCGCCAGCATGCCGTCCGTGCTCGACGGTGAATTAAGTGTGCCCATTGCCGAATACGGCAGTTCGCACATAGGCCAGCTGAAGCACATCTACCGGCATGGCCTGTGGCATCGCTATGGGCGCATCATGCAGACCATCGCCGGGGTGCATTTCAACTATTCCGTGCCAGATGAGTTCTGGCCAGCGTGGCAGGCCTTTAAAGGCGATACGGACAGCTTGGTGAACTTCCAGTCGCGCCGGTATTTTGGTTTGATCCGGCACTTTCGCCGGCACTCGTGGTTGTTGTTGTACCTGTTTGGCGCGTCGCCCGCGCTTGATCGCACGTTCCTGCGGGAGAACACAGCACGTTTGCGTGCTCAGGGTACCTATACTCTGATGTCACCTACGGCCACAACTTTGCGCATGAGTGATATGGGCTACACCAATTCGGCGCAACAGAGTCTTAAAGTCTGTTTCAACAGCTTGCCAACCTACATCAAAACCTTGCGCCAGGCGCTACACACACCCTATCCGCCTTACGAGGCCATGGGTATAAAACAGGACGGACGTTACCAGCAGTTAAACGCCAATATTCTGCAGATCGAGAACGAATACTATTCCGATATCCGCCCCAAGCGCACCACACGCAGTGGCGAAAAGCCATTGCAGGCGCTGGAGGAACGGGGTGTTGAATACATTGAAGTCCGCTGTCTGGACTTGAATCCGTATTTGCCCTTGGGTGTGGACAGTGACCAGCTGCATTTTATGAACTGGTTTCTGTTTTGGTGTTTGACCGAAGAAGCGCCTGAGATCAGTGATATCGAATGCGAGCGTGTTGAGTTTAATAAAAAATTGACCGTTTTGTATGGCCGAGACCCGGAACTGTTGCTGGTGGATCGGGGTGCAGTGCGCTCGTTGCGCGAGTGGGGAAAAGACATTCTGTCAGGCATGGAGTCGCTACTGCAAGCGGTACAGCCTGACAATGCCGTACAGGTACAGGCAGCCATTACACGCTACCGAGCCATGTTGGCGGCACCAGAAACCACACCTTCAGGGCAAATGGCCGCGGCGCTGGCGAACGACACGAAAGACTATCGCACCTTGGTGGCACGTTTAGCCGCAGAGCATCGTGATACCCTGCTTGCTGAGCCTTTGAGCGCTGATCGCTTCGACGCGCTTGCGCAGGAAGCAGAGCTTTCTATAGCTGCACAGGATGAGCTTGAGCAGCAAACGACGGGTAGCTTTGATGCCTTTGTACAGAGTTACATCAATCGATAGGCAAGCGAGTATGCTGAATGCGGCTCTTATCCCCAAGTTTAGCCTACAGTCAGTGTAGGCTTTCTCTTACGCCGTTAGGTCAAGGCCTTCGCTATGATGACAGGGTGAGTATCCGAGCAGAACTACAGGAAGTGGTGGTGAGTGATGAGTCAAGCGAAGAAAGAGACATGGGACATCGATAAGCTGAATGAGGCTTATCAAAAAGGTTACTTTGTAGGGTTGACCAGCAAAGGCTTGGCCGACTGTCCTTTCCTTGACCAAGAAGTGCTGGCCTCAGCTTGGGAAGCCGGCTGGCACGATGGGTATGAAGCCTTGCAGCTGTCCGGTCATCGTGGTGCCGCTCGTCAAGCGGTATAAGGGTATAATCCGCTGTAGAGCATTGGTGTAGCTAACCTTGTAGGGCGATGACTTACTGCAAAATAAGATTGCTGAACAGCACCTGCTGGATCATCGGGCGGCCGGTTTCGCGATTCATATATTCTCGCATATCTTCAAGAATGCGCTCCCTTAAAGCATCACGACGACCCAAATCATGCAAGTCCGCATGCTGCGCGCCTGTGACATTCATCACGACGATGTGACGCAGGCCCGCCGAGTGGTAGCCTGCATCAATAACATCCGTCTCATTTATCATCACCAGTGTGATTTCCAAACGTAAGAAGCGTACACGTCCATCCTGCCCATAGTTCAGCACGAACTCAGGTTGCAAGTCGAGGTACTGCGCTTGTGCTGGCGAGAAATCAAAGTCTTGTGCCTGCGCCGGGAACCAAAAAACGCTCCCGGCTAGGCAAAGCAGTGCCAGCCAGTGCCGCCTCAGCGGTAAGTATGCAATTTTCATAACAAAATCCTGACCTTTACACCAAATTGAGCTGCGTTGAACGACGGCTCCTGTTAAAAATAGCCTACTTTGTCTTGTGGAGCGATTCCATGTTTTTGTTGTCTACCCGTTTACTGAACTTTTTAGTGGCGATCAGCGCACTTATATTGATATTAACAGGCATTTTGTATTTTCAGAACCGCTTAGGAATGGCGCCGTGCCCACTGTGTATATTTCAGCGTATTGCCTTTATGGGGGTCGCATTATTTTGCCTAGCGGCGGCGATACACAACCCAGGCGCGCGAGGTATACGTATCTACAGTAGTTTAGCTTTCGTCAGTGCGTCGATAGGCGCCGGTATCGCCGCACGCCACGTGTATTTGCAAGGGCGTCCGAGTGATATGATGCCGTCATGCGGCCCCGATTTATCATACATGATGCAAAACTTTCCTTTACAGGAAGTGTTTAATACCGTGTTCCGTGGCAGTGGGGACTGTGCCGATTTGCATTGGGCGTTTTTGGGGCTGACGATTCCCGGCTGGGCGCTGGTATGGTTTGTTGGCTTTATGGTGGTCACCGGTCTTCTCGTTTGGAAACCGGATGCGGTAAGCGCGCTGCAGAATAAATGGGCGGGTCGTAAACTACCGTAACGCCATTTTGGTTGCATTTTTGATCCGCTGGTGGTTTTCTAGGCGTAATGGAATTCGAAGGAAGAGTCGCGATGCTTGAGAAGTGCACAAATGCGAAAGAGTTGTGGGGTGGTGTTCATGACCTCATAGACCGTTGGCTGAACGAGCGCCGAGAGGTGATCGTCCGTATGTTCGCCATTAAAGGCTTGCCCGATTCGAAAAAAACCGATGAGCCTATCGAACGACGAGTTGAGTCCTTTTGCGAAATATTGGTGGATTATATCTCGGCCGGCCACTTTGAAATCTATGAGCAGCTTATGCGTGAGGCGCGTGAGTTTGAAGATGGTGGCATCGAATTGGCTGAAGCGCTGTTCCCGCGGATACAGGTCACCACTGAACTGATGCTCGACTTCAATGATACCTACAGCGGCGCTGAAGAAGTGCGCGCGCACCTTGATACGCTAGAGTCTGATGTATCCCAGGTAGCGGAAGCATTGGAAGAGCGGTTTGAGTTAGAAGATCAGCTCATCCAGGCATTGCATGAAGTGCATCGAGACAAGGTGCTGACCACCAGTCCGGAGTAACACAGGTGCAGGTACGGTGGCGGCAAAGCGTGCTCGGTATGGCGCTGCTGGCTGTACTGGTACTGTCGGGTTGTGCAGACAGTCCGGAGCGCAGCTGGCAGTTAGCGGATCGTGGACTTTATGCCGGTGCCATTTCGCCCGATGGCCAACTGGCGGCCATCGGCTCGGTTTTACACGGTGGAAGCCTGTGGAACATCCCTTCTTTTGCCCGCCTCTATAATTGGAACCTGGATACAAATATTGATGGTGAGCCTTTCTCACTGTTCAGTACAGTTGCCTTTTCTGGAGACGGCCAACGCGTCGTTACGGTACAAGGGCGGCTCTTGGTGTTGTGGTCGACACGTTCTGGGCAAGCAATCTTTTTCTATGAAGCACCCGATCATATCCGCAGTGCGGCGTTGGACCAGCAAGGCTTGAACCTTCTGCTAGGCTTGGAAGATGGAACGGCAGCGATGTTTGATATGGTGTCCGGGCAAATCATTGCTCGGCTGCGGGGGCATGCTGGTCCGGTTCACGCGGTGACGCTGTCGGCTGACGCCCGGCGAGCGGTCACCGGCAGTGATGACGGCAGTGCGTTGTTTTGGCATTTGCCTGAAGGCCGCGCTACACATCGCATCGTACACGACAGCCAAGTACGTACCATTGCATTGTCGCAATCGGGGGTCTACGCCTTCTCGGTAGCGCAGCGCGGTGAAGGTCGGGTGTGGAATACCAACACCGGGCAAGTAGTGCGCCGCTTACCTATGCAACGTGACTCGATCTCCGTGGCGCGCTTTGTGAATAACGACGCCATGTTATTGACGGGTGATCGATTAAGGAAAGTTCTGTTATGGCAACTGACGGATAGCAGTATACAAAGACGTTGGCGGCTGGAAGGAGAGGGTCTGTATACCCGGACAAGCGCGTCAGTAGTGGATGTACGTTGGGTGCAAGGGCGTGTGTTGGCCTTGGGTTCGGACGGCAAATTGGCACTATTGCAATGATTTTGTAAAGCTGGCCCGTTAATTGCTTTTGTAAACACAGAAGACAAATAGTGGTTCGGATGCATCAGAGATGGCGCGCGACGACGTCGCAACGCGCAGTTGTATTCAGATGTGCCTGTATCACTCCAAACAGCGTTGACAAAGTGTATGGACGTCATGCAGAACTCAGTAAGTGATACTCGAATCAGTCGCTACGAAGCGCCAGTGCGCGTAGTGCTCGCCAATTCCAAGGGTGGTTGTGGTAAGACCACTATCGCGACGAATCTGGCCGCTCACTTTGCCGCTAGCGGCAAGGCAACGGCGTTGATAGATTTCGATCCACAGGGCTCGTCGATGCAATGGTTGCAAGCACGGCATCGTGGCTTGGGCACCATTCATGGTGTGGCGGCCTACAGCCAGTTGGCTAATTCAACTCGAACCTTTGTCATGCGTAAGCTGCCGGAGGAAACGGAGCGAGTCATCATTGATACACCGGCAGGACTTAAGGGCAATGCCTTGAGTGATATGATTCGTGATACCGACATCATGATTATTCCCGTTACACCGTCGCCGATTGATATTCGCGCCACTACCAGTTTTATCAAAGAAGTACTGCTCTCCCCGGCTTTTCGCTCACG
It contains:
- a CDS encoding Tex family protein, with the translated sequence MDTQILSRISQQIAHELAVDRRQVVATVQLLHEGATVPFIARYRKEITGALDDTQLRNLEERLRYLTELEDRRGAILKAVEEQGKLTPDLASAFNSAATKTELEDLYLPFKVKRRTKGQIAIEAGLEPLADSLLNNPDQEPEVVAAGYVNADQGVADVKAALEGAKYILMERFAEQPSLVGELRQFLQEKGQVHATLVPGKEQEGAKFADYFDHHEAWKNMPSHRALAVFRGRNEGVLQMNLQLDADAYAPDYPESMIALHLNLPVTGRAASTWLKEVVRWTWRVKLLPHLETDLFGTLRERAEEDAIKVFGRNLKDLMLAAPAGPRVTLGMDPAYRTGVKLAVVDKTGKVLDHDAVYPHQPQNRWEEAKRVVVALCKKHNVELIAIGNGTASRETDKLATEIAREYPELKLNTLMVSEAGASVYSASDFAAREFPDLDVTIRGAISIARRLQDPLAELVKIDPKAIGVGQYQHDVSQVALARSLETIVEDCVNAVGVDLNTASVPLLSRVSGLNTTIASNIVAFRDSQGRFEDRKQLKDVPRLGPKAFEQCAGFLKVANGRNPLDASAVHPESYSVVEKIVATTKRPVTSLIGDSAFLRQLDPVAYTDERFGLPTVKDILAELEKPGRDPRPEFKTATFKEGVEKVGDLRPGMVLEGVVTNVTNFGAFVDVGVHQDGLVHISAMSHQFIKDPAEVAKAGDVVQVKVMDVDVPRQRIALSMRLDDEPGKAEGQKASGRPSRQEGQRANKSSTRSGASASASGTSTNGTMAALLQQALQKAKQ
- the rmf gene encoding ribosome modulation factor; its protein translation is MSQAKKETWDIDKLNEAYQKGYFVGLTSKGLADCPFLDQEVLASAWEAGWHDGYEALQLSGHRGAARQAV
- a CDS encoding disulfide bond formation protein B encodes the protein MFLLSTRLLNFLVAISALILILTGILYFQNRLGMAPCPLCIFQRIAFMGVALFCLAAAIHNPGARGIRIYSSLAFVSASIGAGIAARHVYLQGRPSDMMPSCGPDLSYMMQNFPLQEVFNTVFRGSGDCADLHWAFLGLTIPGWALVWFVGFMVVTGLLVWKPDAVSALQNKWAGRKLP
- the gshA gene encoding glutamate--cysteine ligase, giving the protein MADAAFLTWLSKQPQALFKFRHGLEKEGLRVDATGRISQKGHPAELGSALTHPLITTDYSEALLEFITPAVDSPEASMNCLRELHQFALQVNPDENIWPASMPSVLDGELSVPIAEYGSSHIGQLKHIYRHGLWHRYGRIMQTIAGVHFNYSVPDEFWPAWQAFKGDTDSLVNFQSRRYFGLIRHFRRHSWLLLYLFGASPALDRTFLRENTARLRAQGTYTLMSPTATTLRMSDMGYTNSAQQSLKVCFNSLPTYIKTLRQALHTPYPPYEAMGIKQDGRYQQLNANILQIENEYYSDIRPKRTTRSGEKPLQALEERGVEYIEVRCLDLNPYLPLGVDSDQLHFMNWFLFWCLTEEAPEISDIECERVEFNKKLTVLYGRDPELLLVDRGAVRSLREWGKDILSGMESLLQAVQPDNAVQVQAAITRYRAMLAAPETTPSGQMAAALANDTKDYRTLVARLAAEHRDTLLAEPLSADRFDALAQEAELSIAAQDELEQQTTGSFDAFVQSYINR
- the rsd gene encoding sigma D regulator, with product MLEKCTNAKELWGGVHDLIDRWLNERREVIVRMFAIKGLPDSKKTDEPIERRVESFCEILVDYISAGHFEIYEQLMREAREFEDGGIELAEALFPRIQVTTELMLDFNDTYSGAEEVRAHLDTLESDVSQVAEALEERFELEDQLIQALHEVHRDKVLTTSPE
- a CDS encoding flagellar basal body-associated FliL family protein; this encodes MKIAYLPLRRHWLALLCLAGSVFWFPAQAQDFDFSPAQAQYLDLQPEFVLNYGQDGRVRFLRLEITLVMINETDVIDAGYHSAGLRHIVVMNVTGAQHADLHDLGRRDALRERILEDMREYMNRETGRPMIQQVLFSNLILQ